The following are encoded together in the Ranitomeya imitator isolate aRanImi1 chromosome 4, aRanImi1.pri, whole genome shotgun sequence genome:
- the LOC138674017 gene encoding uncharacterized protein, with protein MIHTVLVWFWYSRLTTKKNTTMKITIAFLLLSLSCCFTLPVDKKDKPAAPVPKHVVKPEPKVPETQPKPVPKIPQPVPKQPQPAPKIPQPVPKQPQPAPKIPQPVPKQPQPAPKPVPKLDCLIQLLKKDAPALLKNLGTLLCNYNVAKRDQNVDYFLSFLQQVDKVLQEVGCTIDNLLGFSVIINTQNAAQLANEVSLVMFNFLQNIIENVVKILDDIPLIGDLINDVPLTQDVQDLECSVLNHYLTQIANILTVVADVTGGITQIIAGL; from the exons ATGATTCACACAGTTCTTGTTTGGTTCTGGTATTCAAGGCTTACAACCAAGAAAAATACCACCATGAAGATCACTATTGCCTTTCTCTTGTTGTCTTTAAGCTGCTGCTTTACTCTACCAGTTGACAAAAAAG ATAAACCAGCTGCACCAGTGCCAAAACATGTAGTAAAGCCTGAGCCAAAAGTTCCAGAAACTCAACCAAAGCCTGTTCCAAAAATACCCCAGCCTGTTCCTAAACAACCACAGCCTGCTCCAAAAATACCCCAGCCTGTTCCTAAACAACCACAGCCTGCTCCAAAAATACCCCAGCCTGTTCCTAAACAACCACAGCCTGCTCCAAAACCAGTCCCTAAACTAGACTGTCTTATACAGCTGTTGAAG AAAGATGCTCCTGCACTGCTGAAGAATTTAGGAACTCTCCTATGTAACTACAATGTAGCAAAG aGAGATCAAAATGTTGATTACTTTCTTTCCTTCCTGCAACAAGTAGACAAAGTCCTG CAAGAAGTTGGCTGCACTATAGACAACCTTCTGGGCTTTTCAGTG ATAATCAATACTCAAAATGCTGCACAACTAGCTAATGAAGTTTCCCTTGTCATGTTCAATTTCCTG CAAAACATCATTGAAAATGTCGTGAAGATCTTG GACGACATTCCCCTCATCGGTGACCTGATA AATGATGTTCCTCTTACACAAGATGTCCAAGATCTTGAATGCAGTGTGCTG AACCATTATCTTACACAGATTGCCAACATTCTG ACCGTTGTTGCTGATGTTACTGGAGGGATCACACAAATCATCGCTGGGCTGTAG